A single window of Pyrus communis chromosome 10, drPyrComm1.1, whole genome shotgun sequence DNA harbors:
- the LOC137747682 gene encoding EIN3-binding F-box protein 1-like: MPALVNYSGDDDFYPGGSLYSNPMDLGCLLSMGAHVDVYCPPSKRARISSQFASGGSDFEQVKKPSIDVLPDECLFEIFRRLNGGKERSSCASVSKKWLMLLSSIRKVDLCKNPVADNSDDTEMTNGDEDREQENDGFLTRCLEGKKATDIRLAAIAVGTSSRGGLGKLSIRGSNSFRGVTNLGLSAIAQGCPSLKSLALWDISSVGDEGLIEIAKGCPLLAKLDLFQCPSISNKGLIAIAENCPNLTSLNIESCSRIGNEGLQAIGRSCSKLQSISIRDCVLVGDHGVSSLLSSGSSVLMKVRLQALNITDFSLAVIGHYGKAVTNLFLSGLQNVSEKGFWVMGNAQALQDLASLTITSCRGTTDVSLEAIGKGCTNLKQMCLRKCCFVSDNGLVAFAKAAGSLESLQLEECNRVTQSGIISALSNCGEKLRSLTLVKCMGIKDAGAAVPIPSSCRSLRSLSIRNCPGFGSASLAMVGRLCPQLHNVDMSGLYGMTDAGVLSLLGSLEEGLVQVNLNGCLNLTDEVVMALVRLHGETLEVLNLDGCRKITDASLATIANNCLFLRELDVSKCAITDSGLAALSSADQINLQVLSISGCSEISHKSLASLKKLGQTLVGLNLQRCTALSNRSIELLVESLWRCDILA, translated from the exons ATGCCTGCCCTCGTTAATTACAGCG GTGATGATGATTTCTACCCTGGTGGTTCTTTATACTCAAATCCCATGGATTTGGGTTGCCTGTTGTCAATGGGCGCACATGTGGATGTGTATTGCCCTCCTAGCAAGCGGGCTCGCATTAGTTCCCAATTTGCCTCTGGAGGGAGCGATTTTGAACAAGTCAAGAAGCCTTCAATCGACGTTCTTCCCGATGAATgcctctttgagatcttcaggCGCCTCAACGGTGGTAAAGAGAGGAGCTCGTGTGCATCCGTCTCTAAGAAGTGGCTTATGCTCTTAAGCAGTATCCGCAAGGTTGATCTATGCAAGAACCCTGTTGCAGACAATTCCGATGACACTGAAATGACCAACGGTGATGAAGATCGAGAACAGGAAAATGATGGTTTCCTCACAAGGTGTTTGGAAGGGAAAAAGGCAACAGATATTAGACTTGCTGCTATTGCTGTTGGAACCAGTAGCCGTGGGGGACTAGGAAAGCTATCGATCCGAGGTAGCAATTCATTCCGCGGAGTTACCAACCTTGGCCTCTCAGCAATTGCTCAGGGATGCCCTTCTCTCAAGTCTCTTGCTTTGTGGGACATCTCTTCTGTTGGTGACGAAGGCCTGATTGAGATAGCTAAAGGATGCCCTTTGTTGGCAAAGCTTGATCTTTTCCAGTGCCCTTCAATTTCCAACAAGGGTTTGATTGCAATCGCAGAGAACTGCCCAAATTTGACTTCTTTGAATATTGAATCGTGTTCAAGGATTGGGAACGAGGGCTTGCAAGCTATTGGAAGGTCTTGCTCCAAGTTGCAGTCCATATCCATCAGAGACTGTGTTCTAGTTGGCGATCATGGAGTATCTAGTCTGTTATCGTCAGGTTCGTCCGTGCTGATGAAGGTAAGGCTTCAGGCATTGAACATCACAGATTTCTCTCTTGCCGTGATTGGACATTATGGCAAGGCTGTTACCAATTTGTTTCTCAGTGGTCTCCAGAATGTGAGTGAGAAAGGCTTTTGGGTCATGGGTAATGCTCAAGCTCTGCAGGATCTGGCTTCATTAACAATCACATCTTGCCGGGGAACCACAGATGTCAGTCTCGAAGCCATTGGCAAGGGATGCACAAATTTGAAGCAGATGTGTCTTCGCAAGTGTTGCTTTGTATCTGACAACGGGCTGGTAGCTTTTGCCAAAGCTGCAGGATCACTTGAGAGCCTGCAACTGGAGGAGTGCAACAGGGTTACCCAATCAGGGATAATTTCTGCCCTCTCGAACTGCGGAGAAAAGCTGAGATCTCTTACCCTAGTGAAGTGCATGGGAATCAAGGATGCAGGTGCAGCAGTTCCTATCCCCTCTAGTTGCAGATCGCTTCGATCCTTGTCCATCCGAAACTGCCCTGGGTTCGGTAGTGCTAGCCTGGCCATGGTAGGAAGGTTGTGCCCTCAGCTCCATAATGTAGACATGAGTGGTCTATATGGAATGACAGATGCAGGGGTtctgtcacttcttgggagcTTGGAGGAAGGGCTTGTCCAAGTGAATCTTAACGGATGCTTGAATTTGACAGATGAAGTCGTTATGGCATTGGTTAGGCTACATGGGGAAACTTTAGAAGTACTGAATCTTGATGGTTGCAGAAAGATTACTGATGCAAGCTTGGCGACAATCGCAAACAACTGCTTGTTTCTTCGTGAGCTAGATGTGTCGAAGTGTGCGATTACAGATTCCGGCCTTGCTGCCCTTTCTTCCGCAGATCAGATCAACTTGCAAGTCCTCTCCATATCTGGCTGTTCTGAAATCTCACACAAAAGCCTCGCTTCCCTGAAAAAATTGGGCCAGACCCTGGTGGGGTTGAATCTCCAACGTTGTACTGCACTCAGCAACAGATCAATTGAGCTACTTGTGGAGAGCTTGTGGAGATGCGATATCTTGGCCTAA
- the LOC137748445 gene encoding uncharacterized protein, protein MAATLNTSMAAWIRHFLACTGGCFGCCTKSTPITAVDEPSKGLRIQGRSVKKQGISDEFWSSSTYDLDNSAFQSQRSVSSISTSNQTPNYGSVAGSSMSSHSDFVNNGLVLWNQNRLEWIGSGNPRNQIPKSRENRVSWNATYERLVGTKQRQLPYTQRIPLSDMIEFLVEVWEQEGLYD, encoded by the exons ATGGCGGCGACTCTcaacacctccatggcagcctgGATCCGCCACTTCCTCGCTTGCACGGG TGGTTGTTTTGGATGCTGCACTAAATCCACACCAATTACTGCTGTCGATGAGCCTTCGAAGGGATTGAGAATTCAAGGGCGAAGTGTTAAGAAACAGGGCATCTCAGATGAGTTTTGGAGCAGCAGTACTTATGACTTGGACAATAGCGCCTTTCAATCCCAGAGAAGTGTCTCATCCATCAGCACATCCAACCAGACCCCCAACTATGGCAGTGTGGCTGGTAGTAGCATGAGCAGCCATTCCGACTTTGTAAATAATG GTCTTGTTCTCTGGAACCAGAACAGGCTTGAGTGGATCGGAAGTGGCAACCCTAGGAATCAAATTCCAAAAAGTCGGGAAAATAGAGTAAG TTGGAATGCAACCTATGAACGATTGGTTGGAACAAAACAGAGACAGTTGCCCTACACGCAGCGCATTCCTTTGTCT GACATGATAGAATTTCTGGTGGAAGTATGGGAGCAGGAGGGACTGTACGATTGA